One genomic window of Desulfotomaculum sp. includes the following:
- the asnB gene encoding asparagine synthase (glutamine-hydrolyzing) yields the protein MCGISGYVKTGNDYIKSNLKELSHRGPDGEGEWFSPDMSVWLGHRRLAIIDPEGGKQPLSNEDGTVWITFNGCIYNYLELAQTLRQKGHRFRSYTDTEVIVHAYEEYGVECLKYFIGMFAFTIWDEKRGIAFCARDRLGVKPFYYSDQESAFIFASEIKALLATDLIQKEVNHKALQEYLVFQTVLGEKTLFNQVNKLLPGHYMLVDKKGRIVENKKYWDVAFDIDYDHTEEYFVDRLRVLLEDAVKIRLRSDVPLGAHLSGGLDSSAVVCLTSMLNVTGDRLKTFTGAFNEGEKFDETRYARLVAEKAGADCLEIYPTADDFIDTLQKIIYYMDEPSAGPGVFPQYMVSRLASEHVKVVLGGQGGDEIFAGYARYLVGYLEECLKGAIEETESRAQYAATLSSIISSLPMLQQYIPMLRYFWAEGLFEPQAQRYFRLMDRSAGVRQIYKEDVFENSVDFIETFQKIFYGSNAESFLNRMLFFDLKVHLPALLHVEDRTSMAWGLESRVPLLDHRIADLMASVPPNIKFKGGQPKYLFRKAIKNIVPEEIHKRKDKMGFPVPLHLWFKGKLRDYTREVLLDDTARQRGIFNPEILETAIEKEQDFGRVIWGALCLELWFKTFIDQAGE from the coding sequence ATGTGCGGCATTTCAGGATATGTAAAGACTGGCAATGATTACATTAAATCAAATTTAAAAGAGTTGTCACACCGCGGTCCGGATGGTGAAGGGGAATGGTTTTCACCCGACATGTCAGTATGGCTCGGACACCGTCGTCTTGCCATTATTGATCCGGAGGGCGGCAAACAACCATTGTCTAACGAAGATGGCACAGTATGGATAACTTTTAACGGCTGCATATATAACTACCTCGAACTGGCGCAGACTCTCCGGCAAAAGGGACACCGCTTCCGCAGTTATACCGATACGGAAGTAATTGTTCACGCTTACGAAGAATATGGTGTGGAATGCCTGAAGTATTTTATAGGTATGTTTGCTTTCACAATTTGGGATGAGAAAAGGGGCATTGCTTTTTGCGCCAGGGATCGGCTGGGTGTTAAACCATTCTACTATTCTGATCAAGAAAGCGCTTTTATTTTTGCATCAGAAATTAAGGCGCTTTTAGCAACAGATCTTATCCAAAAGGAAGTAAACCACAAAGCGCTCCAGGAGTACCTTGTGTTTCAGACAGTGCTGGGGGAGAAGACCCTGTTTAATCAGGTAAATAAACTGCTGCCGGGGCATTATATGTTAGTTGATAAAAAAGGCAGGATTGTTGAGAATAAAAAATACTGGGATGTTGCTTTCGATATTGACTATGATCATACGGAAGAATATTTCGTTGACCGCCTGCGTGTACTTCTAGAAGATGCTGTAAAAATCCGCCTGCGTTCGGACGTCCCCCTGGGGGCTCACCTTTCCGGGGGCCTGGACTCCAGCGCTGTTGTCTGCCTGACGTCGATGCTTAATGTTACCGGAGACAGGCTGAAAACTTTTACCGGCGCTTTTAACGAAGGTGAAAAGTTTGATGAGACCCGGTACGCACGTCTAGTTGCCGAAAAAGCCGGCGCCGATTGCCTTGAAATATACCCAACGGCGGATGATTTTATTGATACCCTTCAAAAGATCATCTATTACATGGACGAACCTTCCGCCGGGCCGGGTGTCTTCCCCCAATACATGGTTTCGCGCCTGGCTTCGGAACACGTTAAAGTGGTGCTTGGCGGGCAGGGGGGCGACGAGATTTTTGCAGGGTATGCACGTTATTTGGTTGGCTATCTGGAAGAATGTCTCAAAGGCGCCATTGAAGAAACTGAAAGCCGCGCTCAGTATGCGGCTACCCTTTCTTCAATTATCTCCAGCCTCCCAATGCTTCAGCAGTATATACCGATGCTTCGCTATTTCTGGGCGGAAGGTCTTTTTGAACCGCAAGCCCAGCGTTATTTCAGACTGATGGACCGTTCCGCCGGGGTCAGGCAGATTTATAAAGAAGATGTTTTTGAAAATAGTGTGGATTTTATCGAGACATTCCAAAAAATATTTTACGGCTCAAATGCCGAATCATTTTTAAACCGGATGCTTTTTTTTGACTTGAAAGTACACCTCCCGGCTTTGTTACATGTCGAGGACAGGACCAGTATGGCCTGGGGGCTGGAATCGCGGGTACCCTTACTAGACCACAGGATAGCCGATCTGATGGCCAGTGTGCCGCCGAATATAAAGTTCAAAGGCGGCCAGCCAAAGTATCTCTTCCGTAAAGCGATTAAAAATATAGTTCCTGAAGAAATACACAAGCGCAAAGATAAAATGGGCTTTCCGGTCCCACTGCATCTATGGTTTAAGGGGAAGTTAAGGGATTATACCCGCGAAGTGCTTCTTGATGATACAGCAAGGCAAAGGGGTATATTTAATCCGGAAATTTTGGAAACCGCAATCGAAAAGGAACAGGACTTTGGCCGGGTGATTTGGGGCGCCCTTTGTTTGGAACTCTGGTTTAAAACATTTATTGATCAGGCGGGAGAATAA